Proteins from one Mucilaginibacter jinjuensis genomic window:
- a CDS encoding pirin family protein: MENFIIHKAATRGIANHGWLNSAHSFSFGSYYNPERMNFGVLRVLNDDTVDGGRGFGDHPHDNMEIISIPLEGDLVHKDSMGNEAIIRKGEIQAMSAGTGIYHSEFNKDGSAPVKFLQIWLYPNKRNVTPRYDQVKIDTTEKNVFHQILSPNANDVGVWIHQNAWFNMGKFDAGAETTYELNDKKNGVYAFILSGNVTINGQALESRDGMGIVADSLTVKADTEAEILLMEVPMEL, translated from the coding sequence ATGGAAAATTTCATCATACATAAAGCAGCAACTCGTGGAATTGCCAATCATGGCTGGTTAAACAGTGCTCACAGTTTTAGTTTCGGTAGTTATTATAACCCCGAACGCATGAATTTTGGTGTGTTAAGAGTATTAAACGACGATACCGTTGACGGTGGCCGTGGCTTCGGCGATCACCCGCATGATAATATGGAAATTATTTCGATACCCCTCGAAGGAGATTTAGTGCATAAGGATAGTATGGGTAATGAAGCCATCATCAGGAAAGGTGAAATCCAGGCCATGAGCGCCGGAACCGGTATATATCACAGCGAGTTTAATAAAGATGGCAGCGCCCCTGTTAAATTCCTGCAGATCTGGTTATATCCTAATAAACGTAACGTAACCCCACGTTATGATCAGGTTAAGATTGATACTACTGAAAAAAACGTATTTCACCAGATCTTATCACCTAATGCAAATGACGTTGGTGTATGGATCCATCAAAATGCCTGGTTTAATATGGGTAAGTTTGATGCAGGTGCCGAAACTACTTACGAGTTAAATGATAAGAAGAATGGGGTTTATGCCTTTATCTTAAGTGGTAACGTAACCATCAACGGTCAAGCTTTAGAATCACGCGACGGTATGGGTATTGTTGCCGATAGCCTGACTGTTAAAGCTGATACCGAAGCTGAGATACTACTGATGGAAGTACCAATGGAACTCTAA
- a CDS encoding Crp/Fnr family transcriptional regulator — translation MSTDLILHNIGKYINLTAEEKEYFVSLLQEKTLKRKEFLLEDGQICKYSAFTVSGVLRGYTIDDNGFEHVLSFAPEGWWMADMYSLISQKPGTLNIEAIEKTELLLLSKANQEVLFGKVPKFERFFRIITENSLVSYQQRLMDNLSLTAEERYNNFCKRYPTLINTLPKKDIATYIGVTPEFLSRMQSKLLKRR, via the coding sequence ATGTCTACCGATCTCATCCTGCACAATATTGGCAAATACATTAACCTCACTGCCGAAGAAAAAGAATACTTTGTATCGCTTTTGCAGGAAAAAACACTGAAGCGTAAAGAGTTTTTGCTGGAGGATGGCCAAATCTGCAAATATTCGGCCTTTACAGTGTCGGGTGTTTTAAGAGGATATACGATCGATGATAACGGCTTCGAGCATGTACTCAGCTTCGCCCCCGAAGGTTGGTGGATGGCCGATATGTACAGCCTCATCAGTCAGAAGCCCGGCACGCTGAATATCGAAGCCATCGAAAAAACAGAACTTCTTTTATTATCCAAAGCCAACCAGGAAGTGCTGTTTGGCAAAGTCCCCAAGTTCGAACGTTTCTTCCGTATCATTACCGAAAACTCGCTGGTATCGTATCAGCAACGCTTAATGGATAACCTGAGTTTAACAGCCGAAGAGCGGTACAATAATTTCTGCAAACGGTACCCAACATTAATTAATACGCTCCCTAAAAAAGATATCGCTACTTATATCGGTGTTACACCCGAGTTTTTGAGCAGAATGCAGAGTAAATTGCTGAAGCGTCGTTAG
- a CDS encoding universal stress protein, translating into MKTVLIPVDSSATAANTIAYAAEFCKYAPVDRIILLSTYYSSVYTQYLPSADFVQLSQEDMDRERTRIKGVVDGLCDKLTKLLDKKVKVQVAITEEPIVRSIKQINEQEKPNLIIAGSDGNTYVEHSSINKLLINIARTSTVSVLIVPVTYQHKPVDKVVLAVDFKAVLNTELIGAIEERYNWFHPEIMVLNVDASKNPYETDEERRIVEEKLGVILKNFDYKVYYVQDRNILRGITTFADEHQANLIIALPGKHSFFYNLTHNSITEGLYNDATQPVLILK; encoded by the coding sequence ATGAAAACTGTTTTAATACCTGTCGATTCATCCGCTACAGCGGCTAATACTATTGCTTACGCTGCCGAATTCTGCAAATATGCGCCGGTTGACCGTATCATTTTATTATCTACTTATTATAGTTCTGTTTACACGCAATACCTTCCCTCGGCTGATTTTGTACAACTAAGTCAGGAAGATATGGATAGGGAACGCACCCGTATAAAAGGTGTGGTAGACGGGCTTTGCGATAAGCTTACTAAGTTACTGGATAAGAAAGTAAAAGTACAGGTTGCTATTACCGAAGAGCCGATTGTGCGCTCCATAAAACAGATTAACGAACAGGAAAAGCCAAATCTGATTATTGCAGGCAGTGATGGCAATACTTATGTTGAACATAGCAGTATCAACAAGCTGTTGATTAATATAGCCCGCACCAGTACCGTGTCTGTATTAATTGTACCGGTAACCTATCAGCATAAACCGGTTGATAAAGTGGTATTAGCGGTTGACTTTAAAGCGGTATTAAATACAGAGCTTATTGGCGCAATTGAAGAACGTTATAACTGGTTCCACCCCGAAATAATGGTGCTAAATGTAGATGCCAGCAAAAACCCTTACGAAACCGATGAGGAACGCCGAATTGTTGAAGAGAAATTGGGTGTGATATTGAAAAATTTTGACTACAAAGTTTACTACGTACAAGACAGAAACATCCTGCGCGGCATAACTACTTTTGCCGATGAGCACCAGGCTAACTTAATCATAGCATTGCCGGGTAAACATAGCTTCTTCTACAACCTAACCCATAACAGCATTACAGAAGGTTTGTATAATGATGCTACGCAGCCGGTGTTGATATTGAAATAA
- a CDS encoding P63C domain-containing protein, giving the protein MNAAQNIIEKFGGQTELAQLIGKGQSTIAHWAKTGLIPAKWRTHLLSLAEQKGIDLTSEDFDLLPDDFPNVNSNLPKATHYGDLPLNGITLSAAVVDGKRLLSERSLANAFGIKGGGAYWSRKKIDSTAILPEYLSAKYLKPFINSELEQRLNNAVEYISLSGVKSRGIEATVLSDICDVYITAKKFFDSKGMEVENLSSVADNAYGLLKSFAKVGIIALVDEATGYEKEREKNELQAFLKKFFAEEKGKLISLYPDDFFEAVFKMKGYSWKGINNGRKPQWIGHVINNVVYKRIAPMVLNVLREKNPVINKRGYRRSKHTQWIDAEYGHNKLKEHLTFVTLLAKASGYNWDVFLSLLDKSLPKFNNDGSQTLEIDFPSNK; this is encoded by the coding sequence ATGAATGCAGCACAAAACATTATAGAAAAATTTGGCGGTCAAACCGAATTAGCTCAATTGATTGGCAAAGGGCAAAGCACAATTGCTCATTGGGCTAAAACAGGTTTAATCCCAGCAAAATGGAGAACACACCTTTTATCTTTAGCAGAACAAAAGGGCATCGATCTAACATCCGAGGATTTTGACTTATTACCTGATGATTTTCCTAATGTGAACTCTAATTTGCCAAAAGCAACGCATTACGGCGATTTACCATTAAACGGAATAACTCTTTCGGCTGCTGTTGTAGACGGAAAAAGGCTTCTCTCTGAAAGAAGCCTGGCAAACGCTTTTGGCATAAAAGGAGGAGGGGCATATTGGAGTAGAAAAAAAATTGATAGTACCGCAATTTTACCTGAATACTTATCGGCAAAATACCTTAAACCTTTCATAAATAGCGAATTAGAGCAAAGGTTAAATAACGCCGTCGAGTACATTTCTTTATCTGGTGTTAAGTCAAGAGGAATTGAAGCAACAGTTTTATCTGATATATGTGATGTTTATATTACAGCGAAAAAGTTCTTTGATAGTAAAGGCATGGAAGTTGAAAACCTTTCGTCAGTAGCTGATAACGCATACGGCCTATTAAAATCTTTTGCAAAAGTTGGGATAATAGCCTTGGTAGATGAAGCGACTGGTTATGAAAAGGAAAGAGAGAAAAACGAACTTCAAGCCTTTTTAAAGAAGTTTTTTGCAGAGGAGAAAGGTAAATTGATCTCCTTATATCCTGATGATTTTTTTGAGGCCGTGTTTAAAATGAAAGGGTATAGCTGGAAGGGCATAAACAACGGAAGAAAGCCACAATGGATAGGACACGTCATAAACAACGTAGTGTACAAAAGAATTGCTCCAATGGTTCTAAATGTATTACGAGAAAAAAATCCCGTGATAAACAAAAGAGGCTATCGCAGGTCTAAGCACACACAATGGATTGATGCCGAATACGGTCATAATAAACTAAAAGAGCATTTAACATTTGTAACTCTGTTAGCAAAAGCGTCTGGGTACAATTGGGACGTTTTTTTGTCCCTACTTGATAAGTCTCTACCAAAATTCAATAACGATGGCTCACAAACTTTGGAAATAGATTTTCCATCTAATAAATAA
- the lepB gene encoding signal peptidase I, which translates to MKWNLHFKRKQAENKPKKSKTREWADALLFAVVASTIIRGLLFSAYAIPSASMEGSLLTGDYLFVSKFNYGPRMPITPISLPFLEPTIGSVKTYWNGLQFPYYRLPGLSHPKKGDVIVFNLPSDSINKPVDMKTSYIKRCQAEPGDVLTIVNTQVYINGKAAPNAPKAQTSYLVTTDGQQINPQVMHDLHIEIYQQLTDNDFIMIIPVDSYKEFKSYSIIKNIKPYMDPAGQFDAGIFPHNALYKWNNDNFGPLTLPKKGWKVKLNDSTVALYSRAIQNYEGNKLSHVGKAYYINGTKADTYTFKQNYYWMMGDNRHNSEDSRVWGYVPEENIVGKAMITWMSIDSTENLFNKVRWNRILKKIE; encoded by the coding sequence ATGAAATGGAATTTGCACTTTAAACGTAAACAAGCCGAAAACAAACCTAAGAAAAGCAAAACCCGTGAGTGGGCCGACGCGCTTCTGTTTGCCGTTGTAGCCTCTACCATAATCCGTGGATTGCTCTTTTCGGCCTACGCTATCCCATCAGCATCAATGGAAGGTTCGCTTTTAACAGGCGATTATTTGTTTGTGAGCAAGTTTAACTACGGCCCCCGGATGCCGATAACGCCTATATCGCTTCCGTTTTTAGAGCCAACTATCGGTAGTGTCAAAACCTATTGGAATGGGTTGCAATTTCCATATTATCGCCTACCGGGTTTGTCGCATCCTAAAAAAGGTGATGTAATCGTATTCAACCTGCCGTCTGATTCGATCAATAAACCGGTTGATATGAAAACCAGCTACATTAAACGTTGCCAGGCCGAACCGGGCGATGTACTGACCATTGTAAACACGCAAGTTTATATAAACGGCAAAGCTGCGCCCAATGCCCCGAAAGCGCAAACATCATACCTGGTAACTACCGATGGCCAGCAGATTAACCCGCAGGTAATGCACGATCTGCATATTGAGATTTACCAGCAATTAACCGATAACGATTTTATTATGATTATCCCAGTTGATAGTTATAAGGAATTTAAGAGTTATTCGATTATTAAAAACATTAAGCCTTATATGGACCCTGCCGGGCAATTTGATGCAGGCATATTCCCTCATAACGCCCTGTATAAATGGAACAATGATAACTTCGGCCCGCTTACCCTGCCTAAAAAAGGCTGGAAAGTTAAGCTGAATGATTCGACAGTTGCCTTATACAGCCGTGCTATTCAAAACTACGAAGGCAATAAATTAAGCCATGTTGGCAAGGCCTATTACATTAACGGCACCAAAGCCGATACCTATACTTTTAAACAGAACTACTACTGGATGATGGGCGATAACCGCCATAACAGCGAAGATTCGCGCGTTTGGGGTTATGTACCCGAAGAGAATATTGTTGGCAAAGCCATGATTACCTGGATGAGCATCGATAGTACTGAGAATTTGTTTAATAAAGTACGTTGGAATAGGATTTTGAAGAAGATTGAGTAG
- a CDS encoding glycosyltransferase family protein, with translation MKVLYAIQGTGNGHLSRSMDIVPLLKNMAEVDILVSGIQGDLSLPFPVKYKCHGMGFVFGKKGGVDLWRTFYKSNFRKFLKEVNNLPVHDYDLVITDFEPVSAWACYLHDKPCVGLSHQAAVLAHQAPKSESSDMVGRLILKQYAPTSEQYGFHFKSFNDNIYTPVIRQQVRNIEVTNKGHYTVYLPAYDDSRLITQLSNFKDVKWEVFSKHNKKVLKHRNITIQPINNEKFIASMASSAGVLCGAGFETPAEALFMKKKLLVIPMKNQYEQQLNAAALKSMGVPVIKSLKEKHEETIVNWLKDDTIVEVNYPNETQDVLDRIFKQHVMELIPQL, from the coding sequence ATGAAAGTACTTTACGCCATACAAGGAACAGGCAACGGACACTTAAGCCGCTCAATGGATATTGTTCCGCTACTAAAAAATATGGCTGAGGTTGATATCCTGGTAAGTGGCATCCAGGGCGATTTGTCGCTGCCTTTCCCGGTTAAATACAAATGCCATGGGATGGGGTTTGTATTTGGCAAAAAAGGAGGTGTTGATTTATGGCGAACCTTCTACAAATCAAACTTCCGCAAATTCTTAAAAGAGGTTAATAACCTGCCAGTTCATGATTATGACCTGGTGATCACAGATTTCGAACCGGTATCTGCCTGGGCTTGTTATTTGCACGATAAACCTTGTGTTGGCCTAAGTCACCAGGCTGCGGTATTGGCACATCAAGCCCCAAAGTCAGAATCATCTGATATGGTTGGCCGGTTGATCTTAAAACAATACGCCCCCACAAGCGAGCAGTACGGCTTTCACTTCAAATCATTCAACGATAATATTTATACCCCGGTTATCCGCCAGCAGGTGCGTAATATCGAGGTGACTAATAAAGGTCACTACACAGTATACCTTCCGGCTTACGATGATTCGAGGTTGATCACACAGCTTTCCAATTTTAAAGATGTAAAGTGGGAAGTGTTTTCCAAGCACAACAAAAAGGTACTTAAACATCGCAACATCACTATACAGCCTATTAATAACGAAAAGTTTATTGCCAGCATGGCTTCATCAGCAGGTGTACTATGCGGTGCCGGTTTCGAAACTCCGGCCGAAGCGCTGTTTATGAAAAAGAAACTGCTGGTTATCCCTATGAAAAACCAGTACGAGCAGCAATTAAATGCGGCAGCTCTAAAATCAATGGGTGTGCCGGTGATTAAAAGTCTCAAAGAAAAGCACGAAGAAACTATTGTGAACTGGCTTAAAGACGATACAATTGTTGAAGTAAACTACCCCAACGAAACCCAGGATGTGCTAGATAGGATATTCAAACAGCATGTTATGGAATTGATACCACAACTGTAA
- a CDS encoding GNAT family N-acetyltransferase — MYEDIQLINNEPIHNFELFVEGYRAFIDYKTKGDKVYLIHTEAPVELEGKGVAATIVTKTFEYMEARHLKLVPLCPYVQAYLKRHPEWNRLLVDRPAS; from the coding sequence ATGTACGAAGACATCCAACTCATCAATAACGAGCCTATTCACAATTTCGAATTGTTTGTGGAAGGCTACCGCGCTTTTATCGATTATAAAACAAAGGGCGACAAGGTATACCTCATCCATACCGAAGCGCCTGTTGAGCTGGAAGGCAAAGGCGTGGCCGCAACTATCGTCACCAAAACGTTTGAATACATGGAAGCACGCCATTTAAAACTGGTACCGCTTTGTCCGTATGTGCAAGCCTACTTGAAGCGCCATCCGGAATGGAACAGATTACTGGTTGACCGGCCCGCTTCATAA
- a CDS encoding TetR/AcrR family transcriptional regulator: MGIVERRQRHKDEVKKDIICAAWQMVKADGWQSLSIRKIADAIEYSVPVIYDHFENKEAILIEFGRTGFQLLTEKILEAKSQHADPADQIKAIADAYWDFAMNNKEHYQLMFGIGMACCESPECLPEQVKFAEAVTESIQSMIDKSGRDVSACLKYHTFWSVMHGLISIKINGNSVVDMELNKMVLHDAITGFIKNLK; this comes from the coding sequence ATGGGAATCGTAGAACGCAGACAGCGTCATAAGGATGAGGTAAAAAAAGATATCATTTGCGCAGCATGGCAAATGGTAAAAGCTGATGGATGGCAATCGCTGTCTATCCGCAAAATTGCCGATGCCATTGAGTATAGCGTCCCGGTTATTTACGATCACTTCGAAAATAAAGAGGCCATACTCATTGAATTTGGCCGCACAGGATTTCAACTACTAACTGAAAAAATATTAGAAGCAAAAAGTCAGCACGCTGACCCTGCCGATCAGATCAAAGCAATTGCCGATGCTTATTGGGATTTTGCAATGAACAACAAGGAACATTACCAACTGATGTTCGGTATCGGGATGGCTTGCTGCGAATCACCGGAATGTTTACCCGAACAGGTGAAATTTGCTGAGGCAGTAACAGAATCGATCCAAAGCATGATTGATAAGAGTGGAAGAGACGTAAGCGCCTGCTTAAAGTATCACACATTCTGGTCGGTAATGCACGGGTTAATATCTATCAAAATAAATGGCAACTCAGTTGTTGATATGGAACTAAACAAAATGGTTTTGCACGATGCCATCACAGGCTTTATCAAAAATTTAAAGTAG
- a CDS encoding alpha/beta hydrolase, with protein sequence MYTHEYQIITAGAKPQQAKGALILLHGRGSTAHNMIGLANEFNVADFAIYVPQATNHSWYPYSFLAPVQDNEPALSSALGVITQLVKQIEADGIPANKIYFAGFSQGACLTLEYITRNAKQYGGAIAFTGGLIGEELNLANYAGDFNNTPILITTGDPDPHVPVSRVNESVKVITGLNADVTLKIYKGRPHTITQEEIDLANQLVFKN encoded by the coding sequence ATGTACACTCACGAATATCAAATAATAACAGCCGGGGCAAAACCGCAACAGGCCAAAGGAGCATTAATACTGCTCCACGGCCGCGGTAGCACCGCCCACAATATGATTGGCCTCGCCAATGAGTTTAATGTTGCAGATTTTGCCATTTACGTACCGCAAGCTACTAACCATAGCTGGTACCCGTATAGCTTTCTGGCACCGGTTCAGGATAATGAGCCTGCTTTAAGTTCGGCCTTAGGTGTGATAACTCAATTGGTTAAACAGATAGAAGCCGATGGGATCCCTGCCAATAAAATCTATTTTGCAGGATTTTCACAAGGGGCTTGTTTAACGTTAGAGTATATTACCCGTAACGCAAAACAATACGGTGGTGCAATTGCCTTTACCGGAGGCCTAATAGGGGAGGAACTGAACCTGGCAAACTATGCAGGTGATTTCAATAACACACCTATACTAATTACAACCGGTGATCCTGATCCGCACGTACCGGTAAGCCGTGTAAATGAAAGTGTAAAAGTGATCACCGGGTTAAACGCCGATGTAACGCTGAAAATTTACAAAGGCCGCCCGCACACTATTACGCAGGAAGAGATTGATTTGGCAAATCAATTAGTGTTTAAGAATTAA
- a CDS encoding ring-cleaving dioxygenase, producing the protein MENSINGIHHITAIAGNAKRNFDFYTKTLGLHIVKKTVNFDDPETYHFYYGDKVGTPGTILTFFPWENIQIGRRGARQVTEIGYSVPESSFDFWLKRFEERNVIYNKVAEKFGEPYLTFLDPDGLKFELIASKTPDLRLPWETDEVKAENATKGFHSITITTNKMQATADILTGVFGYKLLEQHVNRFRFVTDAVDNAAIVDLVEVAGEVAGHVAGGSVHHVAFRVKNEEVLMQYREKLVALGMNITEKIDRNYFYSLYFREPGGVLFEIATDNPGFAVDESVEELGLNLKLPAQYEQHRNALVKVLPKLD; encoded by the coding sequence ATGGAAAATTCAATAAACGGCATACACCACATCACTGCAATAGCAGGTAATGCCAAACGTAACTTCGATTTTTATACTAAAACGCTGGGCCTGCACATAGTAAAAAAAACTGTGAATTTTGACGACCCTGAAACATATCACTTCTACTATGGCGACAAGGTTGGTACCCCCGGTACTATCTTAACTTTCTTCCCATGGGAAAATATTCAAATCGGTAGGAGAGGCGCACGCCAGGTTACCGAGATTGGTTATTCTGTGCCTGAAAGCAGCTTCGACTTTTGGTTGAAACGTTTCGAAGAACGCAACGTGATCTACAACAAAGTGGCCGAAAAATTTGGCGAGCCTTATCTAACTTTTTTAGACCCTGATGGTTTGAAATTCGAACTCATCGCCTCTAAAACACCAGACTTACGTTTGCCTTGGGAAACCGATGAAGTTAAGGCAGAGAACGCTACCAAAGGCTTCCACAGTATCACTATCACTACTAACAAAATGCAGGCTACTGCCGATATTTTAACTGGTGTGTTTGGATACAAATTGCTGGAGCAACATGTAAACCGTTTCCGCTTTGTTACCGATGCGGTTGATAACGCAGCCATTGTTGATCTGGTTGAAGTAGCCGGAGAAGTTGCAGGCCATGTAGCCGGAGGTTCTGTTCACCACGTTGCCTTCAGGGTTAAAAATGAAGAAGTGTTAATGCAGTACCGCGAGAAACTTGTTGCACTGGGCATGAACATCACCGAGAAAATAGACCGTAACTATTTCTACTCACTATACTTCCGCGAACCGGGAGGCGTATTGTTCGAAATTGCTACTGATAACCCTGGTTTTGCAGTAGATGAATCGGTTGAAGAGTTAGGCCTAAACTTAAAATTGCCAGCACAGTACGAGCAGCACAGAAATGCTTTAGTAAAAGTATTACCAAAATTAGATTAA
- a CDS encoding glycoside hydrolase family 3 N-terminal domain-containing protein — translation MPEFFTRKVWNAAAITTLALGLCAFSNRPPKQPVHKTIEQRIDSLMAKMTLDDKIGQTAQRGASSRVKGPLPEALKNAVREGRAGSVINVVDIDKVNELQRIAVEESPRHIPLIFARDVIHGFKTIFPIPLGQAATWDADIVEQGSRIAAVEASSVGVRWTFAPMLDIARDARWGRIAESPGEDPYLSSILAKAYVKGFQGDDLSKPNSIAACAKHFVGYGAAEGGRDYNTATIGQQMLYDVYLKPFKAAKDAGIATFMASFNDLNGVPATGNQPLLKGILRNEWKYDGMLVSDWNGVVEMTTHGYARDSSDAAAKAANAGVDMEMASNTYEKNMKALVASGKVSITQLNTLVRDVLRLKFRLGLFDDPYTEQPDGKVILTDASLAAAKKAAIESAVLLKNDNVTLPFAKTVKKIAVIGPLADAPHDQLGTWTFDGDSKDTQTPLIALQNMYGKDNISYAPGLKFSRDRSTDGFSRAVKVTHDADVIVFFGGEESILSGEAHSRADIGLPGAQDSLISALQQEGKPIVLVIMAGRPITLGNVLNKVDAVLMAWHPGTMGGPAIADMLAGIAAPEGRLPVTWPKTGAQEPLYYNHTNTGRPANKQNYVAIDSIPVGAWQSSLGNTSHYLDAGYLPQYPFGYGLSYTMFDYYHLVQDKTVLNMGDNITISAEIANVGEHAGTDVVQLYVQQMVGDVVRPVKELRGFKKISLNPGQKQHVVFTLNTADLAYHNQAMKLVTDPGKYKIWIGKNAAEGLPGSFEINEPVVKAPVKGRRTKR, via the coding sequence ATGCCTGAATTTTTTACCAGAAAAGTATGGAATGCTGCTGCCATAACCACTCTTGCCCTTGGGTTATGTGCTTTTAGCAATCGCCCCCCAAAACAGCCAGTACATAAAACCATTGAGCAACGCATTGACAGCTTGATGGCTAAAATGACGCTTGATGACAAAATTGGCCAGACAGCACAACGCGGAGCATCAAGCAGGGTAAAAGGCCCATTGCCCGAGGCTTTAAAAAATGCGGTACGCGAAGGCAGGGCGGGTTCGGTAATTAATGTGGTTGATATTGATAAGGTAAACGAACTGCAGCGTATTGCTGTTGAAGAAAGCCCGCGACATATCCCGCTGATTTTTGCGCGGGATGTTATTCATGGTTTTAAAACTATCTTCCCAATCCCTTTAGGACAGGCGGCAACCTGGGATGCTGATATTGTGGAGCAGGGTTCGCGTATTGCTGCGGTAGAGGCCTCGTCGGTAGGTGTGCGGTGGACTTTTGCGCCTATGTTGGATATTGCCCGTGATGCCCGTTGGGGTAGGATAGCAGAATCGCCGGGAGAGGATCCTTATCTGTCATCTATATTGGCTAAGGCTTATGTAAAGGGTTTCCAGGGCGATGATCTTTCCAAACCAAACTCGATAGCTGCCTGCGCCAAACACTTTGTGGGCTACGGTGCTGCCGAAGGTGGCCGCGATTATAACACGGCTACCATTGGTCAGCAGATGTTGTATGATGTTTACCTGAAACCATTTAAAGCAGCTAAAGATGCAGGCATTGCTACATTTATGGCTTCGTTTAATGATCTAAATGGCGTGCCAGCTACCGGTAATCAGCCTTTACTGAAAGGAATTTTGCGCAACGAATGGAAATATGACGGCATGCTGGTAAGCGACTGGAACGGTGTGGTAGAAATGACCACCCATGGTTATGCCCGCGATAGTAGCGATGCTGCCGCCAAAGCCGCCAACGCAGGTGTGGATATGGAAATGGCCAGCAATACCTATGAGAAAAATATGAAAGCGCTGGTTGCCAGTGGCAAGGTTTCGATAACACAATTGAATACATTGGTGCGCGATGTATTAAGGTTGAAATTTCGTTTAGGTTTGTTTGACGACCCATATACCGAACAGCCTGATGGCAAAGTAATATTAACCGATGCCAGTTTAGCTGCTGCTAAGAAAGCTGCGATTGAAAGCGCAGTATTACTGAAGAATGATAACGTAACGCTTCCTTTTGCCAAAACAGTGAAGAAGATAGCTGTAATTGGTCCGCTGGCAGATGCACCGCACGATCAGTTAGGTACATGGACTTTTGATGGCGACAGCAAAGACACCCAAACGCCATTAATTGCCCTGCAAAACATGTATGGTAAGGATAATATATCTTATGCGCCAGGTTTAAAGTTTAGCCGCGACCGCAGTACCGATGGTTTTTCTCGAGCTGTTAAAGTAACGCATGATGCCGATGTGATTGTGTTTTTTGGTGGAGAAGAATCTATCTTATCCGGCGAAGCACATAGCCGGGCCGATATTGGCTTGCCGGGTGCGCAGGATAGTTTAATCAGCGCCCTGCAACAGGAAGGTAAACCAATTGTGCTGGTAATTATGGCTGGCAGGCCAATTACTTTAGGCAATGTTTTAAACAAGGTTGATGCCGTTTTAATGGCCTGGCACCCCGGTACCATGGGCGGCCCAGCCATTGCCGATATGCTGGCAGGCATTGCCGCACCCGAAGGCCGCTTACCTGTAACCTGGCCTAAAACAGGTGCGCAGGAGCCTTTGTACTATAACCACACCAACACCGGCCGGCCGGCCAATAAGCAAAACTACGTGGCTATTGATAGCATCCCGGTAGGGGCATGGCAAAGTTCGCTGGGTAATACTTCGCATTATCTGGATGCAGGTTATTTGCCGCAATATCCATTTGGATATGGTTTGAGTTATACCATGTTTGATTATTATCATTTGGTACAGGATAAAACGGTATTGAATATGGGCGATAACATCACAATTTCCGCAGAGATTGCCAATGTTGGCGAGCATGCCGGTACCGATGTGGTACAGCTTTATGTGCAACAAATGGTTGGCGATGTGGTGCGCCCGGTAAAAGAGTTGAGAGGTTTTAAGAAGATCAGCCTTAACCCTGGTCAGAAACAGCATGTTGTATTCACCTTAAATACCGCCGATCTAGCCTACCATAACCAGGCTATGAAACTGGTAACAGACCCAGGTAAATATAAAATATGGATCGGTAAAAATGCTGCAGAAGGTTTGCCGGGAAGTTTTGAGATTAATGAGCCGGTGGTGAAAGCGCCTGTAAAGGGACGGAGGACGAAAAGATAA